A window of Balneola vulgaris DSM 17893 genomic DNA:
CGCATTGTCTACACCAATAGGCGCCTTGCTTGCAGCAAGAGTTGCACCTGCAGCATCATCAATGATCTGTAGATAGGTGTTCGCGTTGCTTTTGTAAACGCAAAGTCTTGGACGCTCTGCAGTTCCACGGATAGTAGAACTAATGCGACGTCTAATTTTATTTCTGCGTTCTGTTGTCTTTTGAGTCTTATTCATATCAAAATTCCTTATTTAGCAGCTGATTTACCGGCTTTACGACGAATCTGCTCACCTACGTAGCGAATACCTTTACCTTTGTATGGCTCTGGCTTTCTAAATGAGCGGATCTTTGCAGATACCTGTCCAACTAATTCTTTGTCGATACCAGTAATTACCAGAATAGGGTTTTTACTACTCTTAGTATCTACTTCAATTTTAATTCCTTCTGG
This region includes:
- the rplR gene encoding 50S ribosomal protein L18, translated to MNKTQKTTERRNKIRRRISSTIRGTAERPRLCVYKSNANTYLQIIDDAAGATLAASKAPIGVDNAKKAGEDIAKLAQEKGITKVVFDRSGYKYHGIIKAAADGARSGGLQF